A DNA window from Halomicrobium mukohataei DSM 12286 contains the following coding sequences:
- a CDS encoding M20 family metallopeptidase: protein MHVADLTRELVSIPSHEDEAAAGDYIEEWLREHTDSAVFRDEHGNVFARKGPGVDSAGDSVARDGAGGASLALAGHHDVVPPDESQVDDDGAYRVEQRDGRLYGRGAADMKGAVAAAMLSFRDATDLDCELVFVSFVAEESGCLGSTAAIDDGFAPDYAVVGEGSTGYSAEGVTDVAVAHKGRRGSTIEATGTAAHASEVESGENAIYRASDAVDVVRDLSFPSTTVMGHEVRGSVAVTEIDGGSAWNVIPESCAVTVDERTVPGERASIERVEAIDGVEWTVDQDLPPMACEDEAFADLVLDAATATQDGAPEHVVKPHATDAGNLAGAGTDCVVVGPAQPGEAHTADESVSIDVLERCVAIYRDVASEVAR, encoded by the coding sequence ATGCACGTCGCCGACCTGACCCGCGAGCTGGTCTCGATCCCGAGCCACGAGGACGAGGCCGCCGCGGGCGACTACATCGAGGAGTGGCTCCGAGAGCACACCGATAGCGCCGTCTTCCGGGACGAGCACGGCAACGTCTTCGCGCGCAAGGGTCCGGGCGTCGATTCCGCGGGTGACTCGGTGGCCCGCGACGGCGCGGGCGGGGCGTCGCTCGCGCTGGCGGGCCATCACGACGTGGTGCCGCCGGACGAGTCGCAGGTCGACGACGACGGTGCCTACCGCGTCGAGCAACGCGATGGCCGCCTCTACGGTCGCGGGGCCGCCGACATGAAGGGAGCGGTCGCCGCCGCGATGCTGTCCTTCCGGGACGCGACCGACCTCGACTGCGAACTCGTCTTCGTCTCGTTCGTCGCCGAAGAATCTGGCTGTCTGGGCTCGACGGCCGCGATCGACGACGGGTTCGCGCCCGACTACGCCGTCGTCGGCGAGGGCTCGACGGGCTACTCCGCCGAGGGCGTCACGGACGTTGCCGTCGCCCACAAGGGCCGCCGTGGCAGTACGATCGAAGCCACGGGAACGGCCGCCCACGCCAGCGAGGTCGAGAGCGGCGAGAACGCCATCTATCGGGCCAGCGACGCGGTCGACGTGGTGCGGGACCTCTCGTTCCCGTCGACGACGGTCATGGGCCACGAGGTCCGCGGGAGCGTCGCAGTCACGGAGATCGACGGCGGGAGCGCGTGGAACGTCATCCCCGAATCGTGTGCGGTGACCGTCGACGAACGGACGGTGCCCGGCGAGCGCGCGTCAATCGAACGCGTCGAGGCGATCGACGGCGTCGAGTGGACCGTCGATCAGGACCTCCCGCCGATGGCCTGCGAGGACGAGGCTTTCGCCGATCTCGTGCTGGACGCGGCCACCGCCACACAGGACGGCGCGCCCGAACACGTCGTCAAGCCCCACGCGACCGACGCCGGTAACCTCGCGGGCGCTGGGACCGACTGCGTCGTCGTCGGGCCGGCCCAGCCCGGCGAGGCCCACACCGCAGACGAGTCCGTCTCGATCGACGTGCTAGAGCGCTGTGTGGCGATCTACCGCGACGTAGCGAGTGAGGTCGCGCGGTAA
- a CDS encoding PAS domain S-box protein codes for MAPRHTGTSQLLHVGERETLLREASGAVDAGGGDVAVTTVDSIEAADERIDRGNVDCVVYEHGASGEEPESLRKLADRASATPWLFLTSDETAVDDALRAGASDVVVLRENTDRRLLSRRLEHILARQRLGESETGATSTMTEALRSDRAATDLLLDTLDDVFYLVGTDGTLERWNESLKTVTGYSDAELAEMNAIALFEESDRRRVDEAVAETLETGSSSVEASFVTTDGETIPYEFTGARLADDGDVRGLVGIGRDISERKALEAELRRKASLLDHIFNQVPTALYVKDTEARHVRMSEFHSDAEGTLGKTDPEIYGETEYTESTYADDMRVIEEGDRIINQEEFNPRTGEWSLTSKVPWRTEDGEIQGLIGVTRLITEKKEYEQKLNLRNRAIAEAPIGITIHDAMEPPGRIVYANDSFQSLTGYDEPALDGEDLTILAGAETEPGQLDRLDTAFHDSESRSLVALLYRRDGTPFWGRITVAPVTDDDEVTHFVGFLQDVTETKERAEEIERRLDEFGELIAEELRTPLERAEQSVAAIADPSQQAAVENAVESIRRADKLVDDLAAVHSFSVKSRDVFETASTSQSEDR; via the coding sequence ATGGCACCGCGTCACACAGGCACCTCGCAACTGCTCCACGTCGGCGAGCGCGAGACGTTGCTTCGGGAGGCGAGCGGCGCAGTCGACGCCGGAGGAGGCGACGTGGCGGTGACGACCGTCGACAGTATCGAGGCGGCCGACGAGCGGATCGACCGCGGGAACGTCGACTGCGTCGTCTACGAACACGGTGCCAGCGGAGAGGAACCGGAGTCGCTCCGGAAACTGGCCGATCGAGCGAGCGCGACTCCCTGGCTGTTCCTGACGAGCGACGAGACGGCCGTCGACGACGCCTTGCGGGCCGGTGCGAGCGACGTGGTCGTCCTGCGTGAAAACACCGACCGACGGCTGCTGTCTCGGCGACTGGAACATATCCTCGCCAGACAGCGCCTCGGCGAGAGCGAAACTGGAGCAACGTCGACGATGACCGAAGCGCTGCGATCAGACCGAGCCGCGACGGATCTGCTGCTCGATACGCTCGACGACGTGTTCTACCTCGTCGGCACCGACGGGACGCTCGAACGGTGGAACGAGAGTCTCAAGACCGTCACCGGCTACTCGGACGCGGAGCTGGCGGAGATGAACGCGATCGCTCTCTTCGAGGAGTCGGACCGAAGGCGGGTCGACGAGGCCGTCGCCGAGACGCTCGAAACCGGATCGTCGAGCGTCGAGGCGTCGTTCGTGACCACGGACGGAGAGACGATCCCCTACGAGTTCACCGGTGCGAGACTCGCCGACGACGGCGACGTGCGCGGGCTCGTCGGAATCGGACGCGACATCTCGGAGCGCAAGGCCCTCGAAGCGGAACTCCGACGGAAAGCGAGCCTGCTGGACCACATCTTCAACCAGGTGCCGACCGCGCTGTACGTCAAGGACACCGAGGCCCGTCACGTCCGGATGAGCGAGTTCCACTCCGACGCCGAGGGAACCCTTGGGAAGACGGACCCGGAGATCTACGGAGAGACGGAGTACACCGAGTCGACGTACGCCGACGACATGCGGGTCATCGAGGAGGGCGATCGGATCATCAACCAGGAGGAGTTCAATCCCAGAACCGGCGAGTGGTCGCTCACGTCGAAGGTCCCCTGGCGAACGGAGGACGGCGAGATCCAGGGGCTGATCGGCGTCACCCGCCTCATCACGGAGAAAAAGGAGTACGAACAGAAGCTGAACCTCCGGAACCGGGCGATAGCGGAGGCACCGATCGGAATCACGATCCACGACGCGATGGAACCACCGGGCCGAATCGTCTACGCGAACGACAGCTTCCAGTCGCTGACGGGCTACGACGAGCCGGCGCTCGACGGGGAGGACCTCACGATACTGGCCGGTGCGGAGACGGAGCCCGGCCAGCTCGATCGACTCGACACCGCGTTCCACGACAGCGAGTCGAGGTCGCTCGTCGCACTCCTCTACCGGCGGGACGGAACGCCGTTCTGGGGCCGGATCACCGTCGCTCCAGTGACCGACGACGACGAGGTGACGCACTTCGTCGGGTTCCTCCAGGACGTGACGGAGACCAAAGAGCGGGCAGAAGAGATCGAGCGACGACTCGACGAGTTCGGCGAACTCATCGCAGAGGAGCTACGGACACCGTTAGAGCGTGCCGAGCAGTCCGTCGCGGCGATCGCCGACCCCAGTCAGCAGGCTGCCGTCGAGAACGCAGTCGAGTCGATTCGGCGGGCCGACAAGCTCGTCGACGACCTGGCGGCGGTCCACTCGTTCTCGGTCAAGTCACGCGACGTGTTCGAGACGGCGTCGACGAGCCAGAGCGAGGACCGATGA
- a CDS encoding DUF368 domain-containing protein, whose product MTTSSSEATDSDFSSVPSLRRWLKTFVIGLCMGSADATPGISGGTVALIMGIYERLIAAITAITPERARRFLRALTPVDGGVSLRRAVAVLEEVDVWFLLALVGGVGTAVVIVARIVHVASEETPVLLYGALFGLIGASAVILLRALSIETATHAVAAASGFVLAFVLSGPASPLGTEGLLVVFLGGAVSVSAMILPGISGSLLLVVLGQYERLSGALTTFVDGLLAVLTGRPAAGLVDAGTVVVTFILGGLVGLFTISRLIRRALDRNRGATLAFLVALVVGALRAPITELSTREAVTWTTETIAVFAAVAAAGAVVVLVLDWYAVDLDFEAV is encoded by the coding sequence ATGACGACCTCGTCGAGCGAGGCGACGGACTCGGATTTCAGTTCGGTGCCGTCGCTGCGTCGCTGGCTCAAGACGTTCGTGATCGGTCTGTGTATGGGCTCTGCCGACGCGACGCCGGGCATCTCCGGTGGCACTGTCGCACTGATTATGGGCATCTACGAGCGTCTGATCGCCGCGATTACGGCGATCACCCCGGAGCGAGCGAGGCGGTTTCTCCGCGCGCTCACACCGGTCGACGGCGGCGTCTCGCTTCGCCGGGCCGTCGCCGTCCTCGAAGAGGTCGACGTGTGGTTCCTGCTGGCGCTGGTCGGCGGCGTGGGCACCGCCGTCGTGATCGTCGCCCGGATCGTCCACGTCGCCAGCGAGGAGACGCCAGTCCTGCTGTACGGCGCGCTGTTCGGCCTGATCGGCGCGTCCGCGGTGATCCTGCTGCGAGCGCTCAGCATCGAGACCGCGACCCACGCGGTCGCCGCCGCGTCGGGGTTCGTCCTCGCGTTCGTCCTGTCCGGTCCCGCCTCTCCGCTGGGGACCGAGGGACTGCTGGTCGTCTTTCTGGGCGGTGCCGTCTCGGTGAGCGCGATGATCCTGCCCGGCATCTCCGGCTCGCTCTTGCTGGTCGTGCTCGGGCAGTACGAGCGGTTGTCCGGCGCGTTGACGACGTTCGTCGACGGCCTGCTGGCCGTCCTCACCGGGCGACCGGCGGCGGGACTGGTCGACGCCGGGACGGTCGTCGTCACGTTCATCCTCGGCGGGCTGGTGGGCCTGTTCACGATCTCGCGACTGATCCGGCGGGCACTGGACAGGAACCGGGGTGCGACGCTGGCCTTCCTCGTCGCGCTGGTCGTGGGCGCGTTGCGAGCGCCGATCACCGAGCTGTCGACCCGAGAGGCAGTCACCTGGACGACGGAGACGATCGCCGTCTTCGCCGCCGTCGCAGCCGCCGGCGCAGTGGTCGTCCTCGTGCTGGACTGGTACGCCGTCGATCTCGACTTCGAGGCGGTCTGA